Proteins encoded by one window of Clostridia bacterium:
- a CDS encoding helix-turn-helix transcriptional regulator, with amino-acid sequence MDFEIIKAGFFDSNIVFKNETGAETVDRLVTCYEIEIFTEGNGISYINRVAHPIQKGFVLLAKPGQMRHSKLHFQCNYIHLNFKNEVLESQINALPDFFEISGEQRYHDILFKILNAMDGGFVASNLYINSKIYELLYMLCTDATRIQRTSVRYDKNTLLRAQQYINQNYNQNLSLKEIAGCVNLSPIYFHNLFKAFTGKTPHDYLLEVRLSRAKHLLSFTQMSVEEVAFKTGFSSQAYFNAVFKKELHTTPTQFRKDEMLKYE; translated from the coding sequence ATGGATTTTGAAATCATTAAAGCAGGCTTTTTCGACAGCAACATCGTATTTAAAAATGAAACCGGTGCAGAAACCGTCGACCGTCTTGTTACATGCTACGAAATTGAAATTTTTACAGAAGGAAACGGCATCTCTTATATTAACAGGGTTGCACATCCGATTCAAAAAGGATTTGTTCTGCTCGCGAAGCCCGGACAAATGCGACACAGCAAGCTCCATTTCCAATGCAATTATATTCATCTGAATTTTAAAAACGAAGTACTTGAGTCACAAATAAACGCACTTCCTGATTTTTTTGAAATCAGCGGCGAGCAAAGATACCATGATATTTTATTTAAAATTTTAAATGCAATGGATGGCGGATTTGTGGCAAGCAACTTATACATCAACAGCAAAATATATGAACTGCTTTATATGCTTTGTACTGATGCAACAAGAATTCAAAGAACTTCAGTCCGGTATGATAAAAATACACTCTTGCGCGCACAGCAATATATAAATCAGAATTATAATCAGAATTTATCTTTAAAAGAAATTGCAGGTTGTGTAAACTTAAGTCCGATTTACTTCCATAATCTTTTCAAGGCTTTTACCGGAAAAACACCACACGATTATCTACTGGAAGTCCGATTGTCGCGAGCGAAGCATTTATTGTCTTTTACACAGATGTCTGTAGAAGAGGTTGCGTTCAAAACAGGCTTTTCATCGCAAGCATATTTTAATGCTGTTTTTAAAAAGGAATTACATACAACACCCACCCAATTTCGTAAGGATGAAATGTTAAAATACGAATAA
- a CDS encoding AraC family transcriptional regulator, translating to MSQNTQKTYVLKRNLKEWHTNPETGFLIRRVYGETERFTYHDHDYYEIFLTVSGTIKHYINGKNQSLVPGCLVFIRPSDKHLYVYQNEKNYEFVNVALDPEIIEGMFSYLKNVTDTAEFITSFLPPTARLTVNEVQSFMKKIDSFNAFQQEDIQSKKLKIRTFLLEVFAKHFINNASETKNEVPLWLDITCDKMKKPENFTVGIKRMVELSGKTQEHLARCVKKYFGVTLSEYINDLRLNYAVNLITSTNLKVTDICYEAGFGNISTFYTLFQNKYGVAPKQFRN from the coding sequence TTGTCTCAAAACACACAAAAAACATATGTTCTGAAGAGAAATTTAAAAGAGTGGCATACCAACCCGGAAACGGGCTTTTTAATCCGCAGAGTTTATGGGGAAACGGAAAGGTTCACATACCACGATCATGACTACTATGAAATCTTTTTAACTGTTTCCGGTACAATCAAGCATTATATAAATGGTAAAAATCAATCGTTAGTGCCGGGCTGTCTTGTTTTTATCCGGCCGTCCGATAAACATTTGTATGTATATCAAAACGAAAAGAATTATGAGTTTGTAAATGTTGCGCTTGACCCGGAAATCATCGAAGGAATGTTTTCATACTTGAAAAACGTAACAGACACTGCAGAATTTATCACGTCATTTCTTCCGCCCACAGCGAGGCTGACAGTTAACGAAGTTCAAAGCTTTATGAAGAAAATCGATTCCTTTAATGCGTTTCAGCAGGAAGATATTCAATCAAAAAAGTTGAAAATCCGAACTTTTTTACTGGAAGTATTTGCAAAACACTTTATTAACAATGCATCAGAAACAAAAAATGAAGTTCCTTTGTGGCTGGATATTACATGTGATAAAATGAAAAAGCCTGAGAATTTCACTGTCGGAATTAAAAGGATGGTGGAACTAAGCGGAAAAACGCAAGAACATCTTGCAAGATGTGTAAAAAAATATTTTGGAGTAACCTTGAGTGAATACATAAACGATTTACGCCTGAACTATGCGGTGAATCTGATTACAAGTACAAATTTAAAAGTCACAGATATCTGTTATGAAGCGGGATTCGGAAATATCAGCACCTTTTATACCCTTTTCCAAAATAAATATGGTGTTGCGCCAAAACAATTCAGAAATTAA
- a CDS encoding DUF4838 domain-containing protein, translating to MRLIIAKTGDSQVISFATSELCRLLKEMDSTIVLDVRKYKTYNAQVKNTLWIGTDFTEQNENDTVYIEVKKSVGFISGSNERSVLIAIYRFMYELGCRYLYPGKTGEKIPKKKLYYDMLTVSVNETASYKYRGICIEGSTGYEHIVNTIDWLPKVGMNEYFTQFVTPGEFVRRYYDNFYNDKNDLHYGNEITNDEVDAIMEVVKEEIAKRGINHHTGGHIWTGKAMGVKSTGWESCETEIDEKTVPLLAMVDGKRGIRSCAADTNLCYSNPKARTKMADAFVEFAEEHPEYKTLHFYLADHANNHCECDECRKKIVTDYYVMMLNEIDKKLTAKSIDTKIVVAVYNELMFAPETEKIENSDRIILDFAPISRSYTHSYEDLDIEKEVELEPFVLNQFKGETELEKNVARLKEWQKQNVKDSFLFDYHLMWDHHTDPGYYYVAKMLHKDMKNIGKLKLNGMISCQLLRVALPTGLPQYGMACALWNKQSEFSDVEKEYFEAAFHENAETVKNYLALLSELFDPEFIRLEKKKDKNAVLADFAKIKKVVSDFEKKHISIHENESHDWQYLKVHAKLCLYLADIYIARYNDDRETEDKIHAELVQYVRRDSREITDSVLDEKFITGDFWHYYHKHNTDEVFEW from the coding sequence ATGAGACTGATTATTGCGAAAACAGGAGATAGCCAAGTTATTTCTTTTGCGACAAGCGAGCTTTGCAGACTTTTAAAAGAAATGGACAGTACAATTGTTCTTGATGTAAGGAAATACAAAACATATAATGCACAAGTTAAAAATACCCTTTGGATTGGCACAGATTTTACAGAACAAAACGAAAATGATACTGTTTATATTGAAGTGAAGAAGAGCGTCGGCTTTATCAGCGGCTCGAATGAAAGAAGTGTTCTGATAGCCATATACCGCTTTATGTATGAATTGGGATGTCGCTATCTTTATCCCGGGAAAACAGGTGAAAAGATACCGAAGAAAAAACTTTATTACGATATGCTCACTGTTTCTGTAAACGAAACTGCATCTTACAAATATCGTGGTATTTGCATAGAAGGATCAACCGGTTACGAGCATATTGTAAATACCATCGACTGGTTGCCTAAAGTTGGTATGAACGAATATTTTACGCAATTTGTTACGCCCGGTGAGTTTGTAAGGAGATATTACGATAATTTTTATAATGACAAAAACGATTTGCATTACGGAAACGAAATTACAAACGATGAAGTGGATGCAATTATGGAGGTTGTCAAAGAAGAAATTGCAAAGCGCGGCATCAATCATCACACGGGCGGACATATATGGACAGGAAAAGCCATGGGAGTAAAATCTACAGGATGGGAAAGTTGCGAAACAGAGATTGATGAAAAAACGGTTCCACTTCTTGCAATGGTGGACGGAAAACGAGGAATAAGAAGCTGTGCAGCAGACACAAATCTTTGTTATTCCAACCCAAAAGCAAGAACGAAAATGGCAGACGCATTTGTAGAATTTGCAGAAGAACATCCGGAATATAAGACACTGCATTTTTATCTTGCAGACCATGCAAATAATCATTGTGAATGCGATGAGTGCCGAAAGAAGATTGTGACAGATTACTATGTAATGATGCTCAATGAGATTGACAAAAAGCTTACAGCTAAAAGTATTGATACAAAAATTGTAGTTGCTGTTTACAATGAACTGATGTTTGCGCCGGAAACAGAAAAAATCGAGAATTCTGACCGTATAATACTGGATTTTGCACCAATAAGCCGTTCCTATACTCATTCTTATGAAGATTTGGATATTGAAAAAGAAGTAGAACTTGAACCATTTGTATTAAATCAGTTCAAGGGTGAGACTGAGCTTGAAAAGAATGTGGCAAGGCTTAAAGAATGGCAGAAACAAAATGTAAAAGACAGCTTTTTGTTTGATTATCATCTGATGTGGGATCATCATACCGACCCCGGTTATTATTATGTGGCAAAGATGCTTCATAAAGATATGAAAAATATAGGTAAACTCAAACTTAACGGAATGATAAGCTGTCAGCTTTTGCGTGTGGCGTTGCCAACAGGTCTTCCGCAGTATGGAATGGCTTGCGCACTTTGGAACAAACAAAGTGAATTTTCTGATGTAGAAAAGGAATATTTTGAAGCAGCATTCCATGAAAATGCTGAAACGGTTAAGAATTATCTTGCGCTACTTTCTGAACTTTTCGATCCGGAATTTATAAGACTTGAAAAGAAAAAGGACAAGAATGCGGTGCTTGCTGACTTTGCAAAAATCAAGAAAGTTGTGTCTGATTTTGAGAAGAAACATATCAGTATTCACGAAAATGAGTCGCATGACTGGCAGTATCTTAAGGTGCACGCAAAACTCTGCTTGTATCTTGCGGATATTTACATTGCGAGATATAACGATGATAGAGAAACAGAAGATAAAATTCATGCCGAGCTTGTTCAATATGTACGCAGAGACTCCCGTGAAATAACCGATTCTGTTTTGGACGAAAAATTTATCACAGGTGATTTCTGGCATTATTATCACAAGCACAACACCGATGAGGTGTTTGAATGGTAA
- a CDS encoding dihydrodipicolinate synthase family protein, which produces MFEIPNGVYPTMITPYKNKEIDFDAVAELVDFYVKNGCSGVFAVCQSSEMQFLSLKERVQLAKAVVDASNGRLKVVASGHCADSIEAQAEEMDRISETGIDAFVWVSNRLDLHNDGDAIWIENAEKLLEKSLNKSIPLGIYECPKPYKRLLTTEIFKWCLTKKRFAFIKDTCCDPELLSERLGLLRGTTLKLFNANGQTCLHALKQGASGYSGIMANFHPDLYVWLCQNFKAYPEKAEVLSNALSMMAFTENPAYPCTAKYHLNQYAVVMDAYARSCDEKQLTKYQKLCVTQMHDLCEIIRKDFLKEY; this is translated from the coding sequence ATGTTTGAAATTCCAAATGGTGTTTACCCGACCATGATAACCCCATACAAAAACAAAGAGATTGATTTTGATGCGGTTGCAGAATTAGTGGATTTTTACGTTAAAAACGGGTGTTCCGGTGTTTTTGCGGTTTGTCAATCCAGCGAAATGCAGTTTTTGAGCTTAAAAGAACGTGTGCAACTTGCCAAAGCGGTTGTTGATGCATCAAATGGCAGACTCAAGGTTGTTGCTTCCGGTCATTGTGCAGATTCAATCGAAGCACAAGCCGAAGAAATGGATAGAATTTCCGAAACAGGCATTGATGCATTTGTTTGGGTAAGTAACCGCTTAGATTTACACAATGACGGTGACGCAATCTGGATTGAAAATGCAGAAAAACTTTTGGAAAAATCTTTAAATAAATCGATTCCGCTCGGTATTTATGAATGTCCTAAACCTTATAAGCGGTTACTCACGACTGAAATATTTAAATGGTGTCTGACGAAAAAACGTTTTGCATTTATCAAAGATACGTGCTGTGACCCTGAATTGTTATCCGAACGCCTTGGATTGTTAAGAGGAACAACTTTAAAGCTTTTTAATGCAAACGGACAAACCTGCCTGCATGCGTTAAAACAGGGCGCAAGCGGTTATTCAGGTATTATGGCAAATTTTCATCCCGATTTATATGTCTGGCTTTGCCAAAATTTTAAAGCATATCCCGAAAAAGCAGAAGTGTTATCGAATGCACTCAGCATGATGGCGTTTACTGAAAATCCTGCATATCCATGCACTGCAAAATATCATCTGAATCAATATGCGGTCGTTATGGATGCATATGCAAGGAGCTGTGATGAAAAGCAATTAACAAAATATCAAAAGCTTTGCGTCACACAAATGCATGATTTGTGCGAAATAATCAGAAAAGATTTTTTAAAGGAGTATTGA
- a CDS encoding alpha-mannosidase, with product MNFTYKKIEKIVKVLGELLTIQKTPLETCLKLETGYKKEKRCPVADESWDALAFGDFFDGVDKHYWVYSKLATPPKTSPRHKIYFDLRTGREGQWDSCNPQGLLFLNGEAEQGMDMNHTDAELEFDKEYDLHLYFYTGMAGGKFIFEPSVKIVDASVEQLYYDIRVPFESLSCMDETDDNAVLTAKYLEMACNLLDLRVPYSEEFYASIDKAINFLKNEYYENKDVCGKSDYEVTCIGHTHIDVAWLWTLDQTEEKAQRSFATVLKLMEKYDEYKFMSSQPQLYEYVKKYEPELYEKIKQRVKEGRFEPEGAMWVEADCNLSSGESLIRQIMFGKKFFKDEFDVDSKTLWLPDVFGYSAALPQILKKCGVDKFVTSKISWNDTNQLPYDVFMWEGIDGTQIFTAFITAQNYQPQGERYTTYVCDITPTMTKGTRQRLQQKAYTKRSMMTFGYGDGGGGPVRRMLEFHRRLKYGIPGIPKTVIENPTEYLTKLKADFDKASCDLKKMPKWVGELYLEFHRGTYTSIAKNKRNNRKCELLYQTAEQLSAITNRLKGEAYPQDVINAGWKTILLNQFHDIIPGSSIEEVYKTSDKQYAKIAEDGNAILQKAYDTIAKGVEKGVVVYNPNGFETDGYVNVDGKIVYAEKVPANGWKTFDALSCDNTVKVGERTVENKYFVVKLDEKANIISVYDKELEREVVESGKAANVIQAFEDLPYNYDNWELSPYYKQKMWSVDNVEVFEPITDGARAGFKIVRKFLSSTITQHMFLYENSRRIDFETVVDWKEKHIVLKTAFPVNVHTDKAVYETQFGYLERPTHENTPYDAAKFEVCAHKFADISEDDYGVALLNDCKYGHNTEGNVLKLTMLKAGTYPNEAADIEVHFFTYSLYPHAGNHKQGEVVQNAYLLNKPLVVFKALGDGSLASEFSIVSCDKKNVIIDTVKKAENSDAIVVRAYDAYNRRGKAEFTFGFNIKKAYLCDMLENKLSEIPVRDNKIELNVSTFEIVTLMVE from the coding sequence ATGAATTTTACTTACAAAAAAATCGAGAAAATTGTTAAAGTTCTCGGCGAATTACTAACAATTCAGAAAACGCCTCTTGAAACTTGCTTAAAACTCGAAACCGGTTACAAAAAAGAAAAAAGATGTCCTGTTGCAGATGAATCCTGGGATGCACTTGCGTTCGGAGATTTTTTTGACGGTGTGGATAAGCATTACTGGGTGTATTCAAAGCTTGCAACGCCTCCAAAGACATCACCGAGACACAAAATTTATTTTGATTTAAGAACCGGCCGTGAAGGGCAATGGGATTCTTGCAATCCTCAAGGTTTGTTGTTTTTAAATGGTGAAGCAGAGCAGGGGATGGACATGAACCACACGGATGCCGAACTTGAATTTGATAAAGAGTACGACTTGCACTTATATTTCTATACCGGCATGGCAGGTGGGAAGTTTATTTTTGAGCCTTCTGTTAAAATTGTGGACGCTTCGGTTGAACAGCTTTATTATGATATCCGCGTGCCTTTCGAGTCGCTTTCCTGCATGGACGAAACGGATGATAATGCAGTACTGACTGCAAAATATCTGGAAATGGCATGCAATCTTCTGGATTTGCGTGTACCATATTCGGAAGAATTCTATGCTTCAATTGATAAAGCGATTAATTTTCTGAAAAACGAATACTATGAAAATAAAGATGTATGCGGTAAGAGTGATTATGAGGTAACCTGTATCGGGCACACCCATATTGACGTGGCGTGGCTCTGGACACTTGATCAGACCGAAGAAAAGGCGCAACGTTCTTTTGCAACTGTTTTAAAGTTGATGGAAAAATATGATGAATATAAATTTATGTCCTCACAGCCTCAGCTTTATGAATATGTAAAAAAATACGAACCCGAGCTGTATGAAAAAATCAAACAGCGTGTAAAAGAAGGACGCTTTGAACCCGAAGGTGCAATGTGGGTTGAAGCAGACTGTAATTTATCCTCCGGCGAAAGCTTAATCCGACAGATTATGTTCGGTAAGAAATTTTTCAAAGACGAATTTGATGTAGACAGCAAAACACTTTGGCTTCCAGATGTGTTTGGTTATTCTGCAGCATTGCCTCAGATTTTGAAAAAGTGTGGCGTAGACAAATTCGTAACCTCCAAAATCAGCTGGAATGACACCAACCAGTTGCCTTATGATGTTTTCATGTGGGAGGGTATTGACGGCACACAGATTTTCACCGCATTCATTACGGCGCAAAATTATCAGCCTCAAGGCGAACGTTATACCACCTATGTTTGTGACATCACACCGACCATGACAAAAGGAACAAGGCAGAGACTGCAACAAAAAGCATATACCAAACGCAGCATGATGACCTTTGGCTACGGTGATGGTGGCGGCGGTCCTGTTCGCAGAATGTTAGAGTTTCACAGACGCTTAAAATACGGCATTCCCGGTATACCGAAAACAGTTATTGAGAATCCGACTGAATACCTTACCAAGCTTAAAGCTGATTTCGACAAAGCTTCCTGTGATTTGAAGAAGATGCCCAAATGGGTGGGCGAGTTGTATCTGGAATTTCACCGTGGTACCTATACATCTATTGCTAAAAACAAAAGAAACAACAGAAAATGTGAGCTTCTGTACCAGACCGCAGAACAACTTTCTGCCATTACAAATCGTTTGAAAGGTGAAGCCTATCCGCAGGATGTAATCAATGCAGGTTGGAAAACCATTCTTTTAAACCAGTTCCATGACATCATTCCCGGCTCTTCCATTGAAGAGGTATATAAAACCTCTGACAAGCAGTACGCAAAAATTGCCGAGGACGGAAATGCTATTTTGCAAAAAGCGTACGACACCATTGCAAAAGGTGTGGAAAAAGGCGTTGTTGTGTATAATCCCAACGGCTTTGAAACAGACGGCTATGTAAATGTGGACGGTAAAATTGTTTATGCTGAAAAGGTTCCGGCGAACGGCTGGAAAACATTTGACGCACTTTCCTGTGATAATACTGTCAAAGTCGGAGAAAGAACAGTTGAAAACAAGTATTTTGTTGTAAAACTGGACGAAAAAGCAAACATCATTTCTGTTTACGATAAAGAATTGGAGCGCGAGGTTGTGGAATCGGGCAAAGCAGCGAATGTGATTCAGGCATTTGAGGATTTGCCGTACAACTATGATAACTGGGAACTTTCTCCGTACTACAAGCAGAAAATGTGGAGTGTGGATAATGTAGAAGTATTTGAGCCCATTACAGATGGTGCACGCGCAGGCTTTAAAATTGTTCGTAAATTCTTGAGCTCTACTATTACACAGCATATGTTTTTGTATGAAAATTCCAGAAGAATTGATTTTGAAACAGTTGTTGACTGGAAAGAAAAGCATATTGTACTCAAAACAGCCTTTCCGGTAAATGTGCATACAGACAAAGCAGTTTATGAAACACAGTTCGGATATCTGGAACGTCCGACTCATGAAAACACGCCCTATGATGCGGCAAAATTTGAAGTTTGTGCGCACAAATTTGCCGACATTTCAGAAGATGATTACGGTGTAGCACTGTTAAACGACTGCAAGTACGGTCATAACACCGAAGGGAATGTTTTAAAGCTTACCATGCTGAAGGCTGGTACCTATCCGAACGAAGCGGCAGATATAGAAGTGCATTTTTTCACTTATAGCCTTTATCCCCACGCAGGTAACCATAAGCAGGGCGAAGTTGTGCAAAATGCGTATCTCTTAAATAAACCGCTTGTTGTGTTTAAAGCTTTGGGCGACGGTAGTCTTGCTTCAGAGTTCAGCATTGTTTCCTGTGATAAGAAAAATGTGATTATTGATACCGTGAAAAAAGCAGAAAACAGTGATGCAATTGTTGTTCGTGCGTATGACGCATACAACAGGCGCGGAAAAGCGGAATTCACCTTTGGTTTTAATATCAAAAAGGCATACCTTTGCGATATGCTGGAAAATAAACTTTCGGAAATTCCTGTTCGCGATAACAAGATTGAACTGAATGTTTCTACCTTTGAAATTGTAACTTTAATGGTTGAATAA
- a CDS encoding sugar phosphate isomerase/epimerase, whose product MKISVSSYSFHQYIRQGKLTQLDTIDEAKKIGLEAIEFTELNPKEGYTLDDQKEYALKLKKRADELGMDINAYTIGASLYCKGENAEQEINRLKGQLDVAKILGAKVLRHDSTFTFGNDKDGRSYKLMLPTIAENTRKITEYGQSLGIKTCTENHGYIFQDSYRMEELFNAVNHENFGLLVDMGNFVCADDDNALAVSRLAPYAVHVHCKDFFIRSGKDAHPGAGYGMTRGGNFFKGSIIGQGCVPVKQCLRILKRAGYDGYVSIEYEGAEDCIQGITTGFNNLKRYISEIESEC is encoded by the coding sequence ATGAAGATTTCAGTCAGTTCGTATTCATTTCATCAGTACATCCGACAAGGAAAACTGACACAGCTTGATACAATTGATGAAGCGAAGAAAATTGGTCTTGAGGCTATAGAGTTTACAGAGTTAAATCCAAAAGAAGGATATACACTTGACGATCAGAAGGAATACGCATTAAAGCTTAAAAAACGCGCCGACGAGCTTGGCATGGATATCAATGCGTATACCATCGGTGCATCTCTTTATTGCAAAGGAGAAAATGCTGAACAAGAAATCAACCGTTTAAAGGGACAGCTGGATGTGGCAAAAATTTTGGGCGCAAAAGTACTCAGACACGATTCCACTTTTACATTCGGCAACGATAAAGACGGCAGAAGCTATAAGCTGATGCTCCCGACTATTGCAGAAAATACAAGAAAAATTACGGAATACGGTCAGTCGCTCGGTATCAAAACCTGCACGGAAAACCACGGATACATATTCCAGGACAGTTACAGAATGGAAGAGCTTTTTAATGCTGTGAATCATGAAAATTTCGGTCTTTTGGTGGATATGGGCAACTTTGTATGCGCAGATGATGACAATGCTCTGGCGGTTTCTCGTCTCGCGCCTTATGCAGTTCATGTACATTGCAAGGATTTCTTCATCCGCTCCGGAAAAGATGCACATCCGGGAGCAGGCTACGGCATGACCAGAGGCGGAAATTTCTTTAAAGGTTCTATTATCGGTCAGGGATGTGTTCCTGTAAAACAGTGTCTGCGTATTTTAAAACGTGCCGGATATGATGGCTATGTTTCCATAGAGTATGAAGGGGCAGAGGATTGTATTCAGGGTATCACTACAGGCTTCAACAATTTAAAACGCTATATTTCGGAAATTGAAAGCGAATGCTGA
- a CDS encoding helix-turn-helix transcriptional regulator, translating to MTESQRVLASKKISKIDWNKCIEPIHLKTYWCRVAFNQFETWNYKQHRHSFFELHLCLNGMGEFEIDGKILNTSKNTFILIPPNKSHRFTNASDDFEKFVWGFAVEDHKISSSLIHSAKIACVKKMPEPAIIMVESILKCATENYFESYNFSQNCLYNIFVQLTDVIADVRNTSIEPKMKNGTLTSHVRKYIRDNLLNDMRFSDVAENFFMSERQLSRIFKEETGMTFREIKAQIQAEQIKKLLLETEFTLSEIASQTGFSDRYSLSKFFKKQEGMTPAELRSAIKK from the coding sequence ATGACTGAATCGCAAAGAGTTCTTGCCTCCAAAAAAATCAGTAAAATTGACTGGAATAAGTGTATTGAACCAATACACTTGAAAACATATTGGTGCAGAGTGGCATTTAATCAGTTTGAAACATGGAACTACAAACAACACAGGCACTCCTTTTTTGAACTACATCTATGTCTTAATGGGATGGGTGAATTCGAAATTGACGGCAAAATATTAAACACGTCGAAAAATACTTTTATCCTGATTCCGCCTAACAAATCACATCGCTTTACAAATGCTTCAGATGATTTTGAAAAATTTGTCTGGGGTTTTGCGGTCGAGGATCATAAAATATCATCATCACTTATTCACAGCGCTAAAATTGCATGCGTTAAAAAAATGCCAGAACCAGCGATAATCATGGTTGAGAGTATATTAAAGTGTGCGACGGAAAACTATTTTGAAAGTTATAATTTTTCACAAAATTGCCTGTACAATATCTTTGTGCAACTTACGGATGTAATTGCAGATGTTCGAAACACTTCGATTGAGCCGAAAATGAAAAACGGCACACTTACAAGTCATGTCAGAAAATATATCCGTGACAATCTTTTAAACGACATGCGTTTTTCGGATGTCGCAGAAAATTTTTTCATGAGCGAAAGACAGTTGAGTCGTATTTTTAAAGAAGAAACGGGCATGACGTTCCGTGAAATAAAAGCACAAATTCAAGCAGAACAAATAAAAAAATTACTATTAGAAACAGAGTTTACTTTATCTGAAATAGCATCTCAAACGGGCTTTTCAGACCGATATTCCCTAAGCAAATTCTTTAAAAAACAAGAAGGTATGACACCTGCTGAACTTAGAAGTGCCATAAAAAAATAG
- the malQ gene encoding 4-alpha-glucanotransferase, whose protein sequence is MKLERASGVLMHISSLYGEYSSGAFGKEAKEFIDFLSDCGFKYWQVLPFTMVDECNSPYKSYSAFAGNPYFVDLNTLYKKGLLSKEELDAHRQNTPYGCEYVRLFHTRFKLLKTAALRIKDKSAIKDFIESHPHIADFCKFMALKEANDNTEWYAWEKDSCDENILFAWQFIQYEFFNQWSEIKAYANSKGIKIIGDIPIFVAYDSCDVWANRKLFQLDEKNVPKCVAGVPPDYFSEDGQLWGNPLYDWDVMAKDGYKWWLDRMSLMLELFDGVRIDHFRGLEAYYSIPYGAKTAKDGKWVKGPGKPFIDAIKKLAGDKLIIAEDLGDITNEVIELVNYSGFPGMKVFQFAFLSDGDSPHKPHNYVNNSVAYTGTHDNNTLLGYIWELDDNTRKEVLDYCGFTEADWDKSYDSIIRTVFASNAGLVILPIQDLLGFGSDTRLNIPGKADGNWQYRITKEQLDSIDKQKYRKLNKLFNR, encoded by the coding sequence ATGAAATTGGAAAGAGCAAGCGGTGTTTTAATGCACATTTCATCTCTTTACGGTGAGTATTCATCGGGTGCTTTCGGAAAAGAGGCAAAAGAATTTATTGATTTTCTGTCCGATTGCGGATTTAAATATTGGCAGGTTTTACCTTTTACTATGGTGGATGAGTGTAATTCGCCATATAAATCTTATTCTGCTTTTGCAGGTAATCCGTATTTCGTGGATTTAAACACTTTGTATAAAAAAGGATTATTGTCGAAAGAGGAGCTTGATGCGCATAGACAAAATACACCTTACGGTTGTGAATATGTTCGTTTGTTCCATACACGTTTTAAGCTTTTGAAAACCGCAGCACTTCGCATAAAAGACAAAAGTGCAATCAAGGATTTTATCGAGTCTCATCCTCATATTGCAGATTTTTGCAAATTCATGGCATTGAAAGAAGCAAACGATAATACGGAATGGTATGCCTGGGAAAAAGATAGCTGCGACGAAAATATTTTATTTGCATGGCAGTTTATCCAATATGAGTTTTTCAATCAATGGAGCGAAATAAAAGCTTATGCGAACAGCAAAGGAATAAAAATTATCGGTGATATCCCGATTTTCGTAGCGTATGACAGCTGTGATGTGTGGGCAAACAGGAAATTATTTCAGTTGGATGAAAAAAATGTTCCTAAATGCGTTGCAGGAGTTCCGCCGGATTATTTTTCGGAAGACGGTCAGCTTTGGGGCAACCCTTTATACGATTGGGATGTTATGGCAAAAGACGGCTATAAATGGTGGCTCGACCGCATGAGTTTGATGCTTGAACTGTTTGACGGCGTACGCATTGACCATTTCAGAGGGTTAGAGGCTTATTACAGCATTCCGTACGGTGCCAAAACAGCGAAAGACGGAAAATGGGTTAAAGGTCCGGGCAAACCGTTTATTGATGCAATTAAGAAGCTTGCCGGCGACAAACTGATTATTGCAGAAGACTTAGGTGATATTACCAATGAGGTGATTGAGCTTGTAAACTACAGCGGGTTCCCGGGCATGAAGGTATTCCAGTTTGCTTTTTTATCGGACGGAGATTCACCGCATAAACCGCATAACTATGTAAATAACAGTGTCGCATACACAGGCACACATGACAACAATACCCTTTTAGGATACATCTGGGAATTGGATGATAACACACGCAAAGAGGTTTTGGATTATTGCGGATTCACCGAAGCTGATTGGGATAAGAGCTACGACAGCATTATCAGAACGGTGTTTGCAAGCAATGCAGGACTTGTAATTTTACCCATACAGGATTTACTTGGGTTTGGTTCGGATACACGCTTAAACATTCCGGGGAAAGCAGACGGCAATTGGCAATACAGAATCACAAAAGAACAGCTTGATTCCATTGATAAACAAAAATACCGTAAGCTGAACAAATTGTTTAACAGATAG